In Betta splendens chromosome 1, fBetSpl5.4, whole genome shotgun sequence, the genomic stretch TAGAATGATTATGTTACTCTTTATTGCAAAGTTGTCTTCAAATGTTACAGTTGTCTTACTGTAACATTTGAAACTGTtcaaatatgatttttttttatgacaATGCACACTCACCTTCTTTGATAACTTTGATAACCCGCATGGTGTAAACGTCTGTGGCCAAATCTGCTTTCAACTCTTCTAGTCTCACTTTGTATACTGAGAACAGACAAGTTGTAAAATGTTAgctggtcacacacacgcacacatacacacacacacacaaacacaccacacacactcaaactctTACCAAAATCTATTTTGCTGCCTTTCTCAGACTCACAGGCCTTAGTTGTGCGAACTTCATTGTctattttttcctttctctgcaTATTGCAATTGTCTGGAAATTGACATCAGTACAAAGTTAGTAAACAGTCAAGGAAACAAGTTAGCACATGTGCTGAACGTGCAACTCATCATCCAATATTAAATAGTGAAGTGTCCACTTTGTAACCAAATATTGTTGCTGTCCAACAGCAGTGAATTACCACCTTAATGTGGTGGAGTGTTTGCCTGCCTTCATGATCCTGGCAGCTGTATAGTTGGGAAAATAAACAACCAGCTGATGTATAACTACTGTAGTAATGTGACACAATCTCTGGTGGCAATATGTCCCTTGTTTTAAAAGGTTTGATAGGTTTaaatttttcttttatgtttttggtGGACTCTGACTTGAGTTTGTTACATTACAGCAAGTATATGTTTACACAGCTCACTTACCTTCAGCACATATGCATTCATTCTTTTGGCAGAGTCTCAATAGCTCTCCAGAGCGCCTCTGTGGGTGGTAAAACTTCACACAGGGTGTCTCtacaaaatcaaataaaatgtagATTTAATGTAGATTTAGGCCACTGCTTCCCAAATCAGAGTACATCAATACACGTAATATATTTCAAAGGGTAAATGAGGTTATGCTTATTAAAAATCAAAGACTCCAAGACTCAAGAAGCAACACAGGCGTAGTATTTACACAGCAACATGATGCAAATACCAACAACAATGATTAACAAGGTTTAGACAAATAACctattactgttactgtttgGATTTCGGGCCCCtgctctgttcttttttttttttttttttttgacttttaGACTTACGGCTATTGTGCTGATGGTCATAGTATTCATAGACAGACACAGGCGCTGGTTGCAAGATACCAACTTTCAGAGTCTGGGTCATCCTGAATGCAATCTCCTCTGGGCGTTTGTGAGAAACCTATAAGAGATTTCCGTCAAGATACAAGTACTAGATAATGTGCAGTTGCATATTCGCACACACTgactcctacagtacatgcttgAGAGGGTGTGATTGGAACACTGAGCATGATCTTTACTACTTCAACCTATGTTATCCTTTTTAGTTTAGGACTAATTATATGACAccaatttaaattaaatgtagATAAACAATACAGCTAAggtcaataataaaataaaagaaagggaGAGGAGAAAACCTCACCTTATCTAAGTAGATAATGAGCGAGCCTCTGTCTGAGAGAACTTTGTCCATCTCATACTTTGAAATGCTGCGACCAAATCCTTTAGACAACTGCAcaagcgcgcacgcacgcacgcgcgcgcgcacacacacacacacacacacacacacacacacacacacacacacacacacacacacacacacacacacacacacacacacacacacacacacacacacaaagttatcCATCCTAATAACCTTAAGTAGAAATAAATAGATTAGattgaaagtgtgtgtgtgtgtgtgtgtgtgtgtgtgtgtgtgtgtgtgtgtcttactaAGTTCAGGTCATTTGTGTTAACAGTGAAGCCAGTCAGCAAACCAATATCCAAGATTGCCATGGTTGCATCACGCTGATCATCCTTatacctgagaaagaatggacACGATGATAGAGGATTGAAAATAATCCAATAATCCAATAAGCACCTATTATgagtaataatgtaataattcaGCATGACAACTGGAAAACGAGACAAATGCAAAGAGGAAAGTGTGAAAGGTTAATGCTGGGTAGAAAgtaatacatttacattaatgTGACACTACCATACCATACTTACAAAACTTCTATTTTCAGTTTGTATATACCTTCATCCTCACCAATCTTATCTGAAAGATCAAAGCACAAGAAACTACAAAAATCAAGAAAATCAAAAATCAGTTGAGATACTATGGTGCCATAGCACCTCTAGTACAGTAGGTGGTGCTGTGGATCAAAGCCATCCAGTCAATAATAGACTCTAGTCCGGGTTACAAAACAGTAATGTTGTCTTTAAgtcctgtgtatgtgtgtctaaGAACATTATCTGAACTCATGACTACACTGATGAAAATATTGTTGATAATGTCAAACCGTGCTAGTTAGTTATCAGTACAGAACGTCAAGCCATCGCAAAATAGACTCAATCTCGAATGCTTTACGTCTGTAGTGATCTAAATGATCACTACAGACATTCCATTTTCACAGCCAGACATGTTGATGCTTTTAACGTCATTTACAACCTAAATGTTTGGTTAAATGGGGTGGCAATAGTGCAGCTGGTTGGGAGGTCGTCCCTCTAACCGGTTGGTGGTTTGAGTCCCGCCATAGTCAATACAGTGTATGTCGAAGTGTCTTTGGGCAAGaaactgaaccccaagttgcccctgagcgccttgcatggcagctgctgttaTCGGTGTGTGAACGTGAGACTGAATGGGTAAAtgagaagctactgtaaagcgCTTTGACCTGAAAGGGTGTATAAATGCGCTACATAAATGCACCCATGTACCACAAATTAATGGACTGGTCTGCTACCAGGGCACACACGATGGTGGTTTTAAACCAGCCTACAGACAATCCCTGTGTAAAAAACAGCCTTAAGTTACCTGGGAAAAATTGCACAGACAGGTTGAACTTCTGACAGCTGCTTTCCTTTTCTTCAGGCAGCGCATAATACCATGACACCATCTGAGACATAGAAGCTGAAAGTCATTTTTTAATAGGAATAAGCACCATTACATAAAAAAATCATAGatcaataattatttttactgGTAATGTTTTTACATCAATCACTATTCTTTGTTTCATGGATTGATATTTAATAGCAATTCACAATTCTTCAAACCCATTCTGCTATATTTGTATTGTGTAAATCAGAGTAAACTAACACAATATACACAACAATACATTACGTGACCTACTTTTACTGTTGCTTCTCCTTTTCCAGTGGCAACGactgttatattattatttatagagTTTACCTGTTGGGGTGGCACAGAATAATAGTACACATCAGAATGAAGCCGTAGTAGATAACTGAACATGCACAAAGATTAAGATGAATGTACCAAACTTTCACTGTATTTTTAGGTGCAAGTCTGTTGACATTCTGTTAAGAAGCACTACACAGCTGGCTACACGTGATAAACAGCTGCTAAAGCCGATAGGACCGAATCCCTTTACTGGGAGACTGTTTAAGCTTCTATAATAACTCCTCACTAGGAGACTAGGCCAGCTCAACTTAGAGTTTGGCACAGACGGACAAACAAGCGAGGACAATTGCAATTTACAATTAATTACCACCAGACAGACTCAACATTGCAATCATTTGATGAAAGAAATGGCAACAGTCAAGCTAATAAtaacaaactgaaaatcaccaaACAAAAAAAGTACTAAATACACAGAAAGAAGAAACGTACAGCACACTGAAATAACAGAGTACATGAAAGCACAAACcttgacaaagacagacaggaccACAACAGACAGTGTAGCATGTCAAGGAAATGCTGTGTAACAACTATGACAAACCAACAGGAGTGATTAAGTAACAGGCTATGGACTCAGATATAGATGATAACAATGACTAAACTGGGAACAGACAGAAAGTGACATCACACCACATACAGACAACAGGGCTGGGTTGCCAGACATTGAAAGTGATTGTCTCAACCAACAATGTATTGTCACATTTGACAAATGATGTCTGAGTGAAGACAAGTTGTAATGGCGGCCTTACGCACTTGTGTCTTTCATCATGGCTTCGGGACATGTACATTTTATGGTTGATATCAATTTACACTATACTTAGCGGCGCCTCACATGTTCGTTCCAATGTGTCTTGCCACATCTTCCTCACTAGTTTCTATTACTGCAGCAGTTATTGGTTGCACCTCACCTTAGACGTTCTGGTAAAATAGTGGCTTTCTCTGTTGAAATTGAAGCTCGGAGGTTTTGACCTGTCTGGCAGAAAGAGTTCCACATTCACATTATACTCCTCCTCTCTAGCGGCAACCCAATACTCAGCTATTGCCTGGTACACCATTATAGTAGCCTGAAAAGGGACATAGAGCGAAGAAAAGTGGCAAATCAGCTGACTAAAACAAATCGCtgcaaaaaacacagcaactaCATAAAATTTAAAGGACAAAGAGGACTTGCACCTGAGTTGATCCATATCCTCCTCCATCTATCTGCTGTTGGTTGAACCATCTGACAACAGGTCTCGCCTCATCAAAGGCCTTTGATAATGAAAGTCAAGGAAATGCTTTCAAACTCTGTGGTTCATAGCTTATTCAATCAATCAGACATTTAAGTTAATCATAAGCAGtacaaatcattttaaataatataactTCTCACTTTTTCAATTTTCAGAGCTTTTTACTTTGCATGTCTGCTGACATGTAAACGTTAACAAGTATAAGTCCTGGTCAGATACTGTAAAAATTAGTGGCAAGTACTCACCTTGGTCTTGACCAACGCCAACAGAGCATAAGCTGTGGCCTCCAGGGTGAAAAGATGTTTGTCTCGTACAGGCCAATGATCTGAGCCTGAGGAAGACACACATTTTACTGCTCATTTTATCAatcacaaaaaaggaaaaacttaACCAATTTCATTTCCACAAAAACATGATACTGATTTTAAAATAGATATTACAGCATATGCAAGCTATATTGTTTCTTATGTATCTTATGTATTATGTGACCATACTCTTGAACTTGTTGAGGATCTGCAGGTTGAGTTTGTTTTCATTGGCCAGGGCATACGATGCTATTGCAGCAGCATAAGGGTTGGTGAGGCCATGTAGATGCTTCTCCAGGTAGCTCACAGCTTCATTTCTACTAGCGTCTAGATTCtgtgaggaaaaaagaaaaatccaaAACTGTTCAGACACCGTTCTGTTGTTGAATGAAGCAAATTTCTATCACTGAAAGttttagataaaaaaaaaaaaaaactgctcctACTATTATTGTAACTTATCAAacaaatgtatataaataaatacaaaataaagactaaaaaaaactgtttaacttgatAAGAGTTGTTTGGCTAATGAATATTTTCTAAAATTTCGTGGACATGTTACAATGGGGGGAAACATAAACTAGAGAAGTGCTCACCGCGGGAAAActacacaaacaagacaagagggaggacccaaatgcacaacccgTAGACAGAACTGACAATCAAGGATTTAATGAAGGACCAAATAAGcacaaaggaaaataaaaactaagGGTGCTGCGAATGCAGgattacaaatacaaataagaaCACAAACTAAGACAcataactaaactaaaaactaCTGCATAGCAGGGAAAACTGATTGACACTAACCAACCTGAtaacaggaaacaaaatgacaaacatccCAGGAGGACactaaacaaaagaaaatcagagtgccccctggtggcatGGAAGCGACTCACAACAGGATAAGGCTTTGCATATTTTGAAACACTTCACTACTCATATGATACGATacaaaatgactttaattatcCCATAATGGGAAAATTTGTTGCAGCAATAGACAAATAGTCAAAAAACAGGATAAGAGAACAATAACTACTGTACTGAAAGAAACTAGGTATTAGGTAAATTTAAGAGTGAAGAATATTGTGTCTGCATGCTGTGTATGTTTACAGTGTCAAAGAAGCACAGATGAATGGTGTTGTGAAGTATTGTGACTATGAGGCCAAATTCCCTTCATACAGTAATGCAAAGATTTGTGCCCTCATAGCGTAGTGGATAGAAAAGACTAGGCCACCACTGTTTGACAAGGCCCGGGGCTCAAGTGCAgttgtttcattattttccaGGTTGGGACAGGTTCAGTCTGTTGGCCTTAGCAGCCGACACCCAGCAAATGTAGCACTTAATAGAGGCATAACTAAACTGTATTGTACTGTGTGTGACTACGGTGGTACTCACATCAATCCCGTTACATATCTTGCCTGACTCCTGCATAGCGATAAGGCAGAAGGCTGTCATGGAGACACCTGAATCTGTGCCTTTCACATCACCCTAAGTGCAAAGGTGTAATTTTTGTCAGTTTTCTAAACCCATACACAAAAAACTGAGCCCTTCTATTTAACAAGTTTTATATTATCATGACTCACAATCATCTCTCCGTGAATGATTGTTCCAACTTCAGTAAACATGCCagatttctgtgttttcatcaAGAACTTTACAGCGTCACAGATCACGTCTTTGTTCATTCCTACAAGATGGCTAGCCATGGCAAACACCTTGGTAACATAAGCTGTCAGCCTTcaagagaagagaggaaagaaatgaGGTTTAGCTACATTCTCTAACATCCTCTTAGTTAGTGAGaatatggatgtgcaaatgagTTTGAGACTTAGGATGATTTACCATGTGCTGCCTATTTCATGTTCGGGAAATACAGCAAAAGACCCATCATCTTTATGGAAGGCAAGTTCATTATGGTAACCTGGACAAAGGTAATGCCCATTAGCTTTATCCAACATCATTACtctagtagcagtagcagtgtCTAAATTGGCTTTTAGGAGTTCTGCTTATTTGTGTCCTCCTCTTTTAGGCTTCCTGAAATCTGggtaaataataaatgtctgtATGACCCTACCAGTTTCGATGTGTTGAAGAGCTTCTGCCCGTTTATCAAGGCCCACAGTTTCCCACTGGTTGGTTTTGTCCAGGTAAACAGTTGCAATGACAGGCAGAGTCATTGAGATCATGTTCTGCTCCCCACAGCCTGAAGGCTGTTTGATCAGGGTACCCATAGACTTGCCACTGAGTGCGTTCTCTACTAATGCACTTAACTGCTCTCTGCCTGAGTAAACCAAAGAAGAAACACAGAATCAGACATGCAAAGATCTTTTTCAAACTGGTTAATTCAAGCAGATGTTACAGTATCTTACCTGTCACAGAGATCAGAGATCGTGTTAGTTGCTTAGTGTTtggaactaaatgtttctcaagTATTTCACTGTTAATGACTTCGACTTTTTTGTCACCTTGAGGAGGAAGTTGGGGTCTCATTAAATGGCATAACAGACTACAGATAATGTCACAgtctttaattattaaaagcCCCTACCTGTCTTAGTAAGCTGAAAGGTTACACTCTTTAAAGAATTTTTCAATATGCCTTCAGGCTGTAAACAATATTTATCAGTGTTATTTTATAACAGGATATTATAAATTTTTTAACTGTTATCAGAATATGTAAACAATATGCTTTTCATACTTTTTTGTGTCACTACAAGATGAACAAAACAGAGTCCTATTGCTTACCACCACCAGCAGTTTTCTCTCAATTCCATCACGCAATGGCAGATCTGAGTTTGAAACAAATGCTTTGACCTCAATTTTGAGTTCGCCTTCCTTCATAGGAATAATGACGAATGGCACAGATCGTGTAGATTTGCTTCCAACATTAACCTTTTGGCGATATTTCCCACGCTTAGAGGCTGAACTGCATACATCTGGGTTCTCAATCAGGTCAATAGTCACCTAATGGAAAAATTCAAATATGATAATATTTATAGGTTTAGAGAATTCTGAAATGCTGCTTTAGTGGCATTTTGCATCGGGTCACATTCACCAGGTTCCGTAAATTCAGTGACAGATTAATTCTGATGGTTGTCTTAACAGGTTATTTTCTTAATTTCAATGGCTTTTAATCTAATCAAAAGCCATAAAGACAGATGACAGTTTTGCTGTAAACATGGAAGAggtgatttactgtacaatgaaAAAGACTTAAGAGACAGTTGGTCCTTCTGGCCTGCCGGGGACGCTGtggttctgtttttgtgtggtCTTTATGTTTGTGACACAACAAATGTTGCCTTGTTTGACACTACCTTGTTGCATTTCACATCTCTCTGGTTGGTTCTGTGCTCAGTTGTCTGTAATGTTCTTTGCGTGTTTCATGTTCTTTGTAATTTCACCCATGTTTAGTTCAGAACTAAACTAGTTTAGTTTGTACTTccttgtctgtgtctgcattcTTTTATTGAACCATTTATACCATTTGTCAGTCTGCGGCTCGATGCCTTTGGGTCTTCCCTATTTGTTCTCCAGGTTTGGCTCTGTGTGGGAGGCTTCACTGTTTCTGTGTGGGGGATTAGTCAGCCTTAGCGGCCAGAGGCTTTCCTGGGTCAGCTCCGAGTGAGCAATTAACGTAGCTTCTATTAAAGTGAATCACCTTGTGCAATTAAGTTTATAATTGATACTATATTGcacgtaaaaaaaacaaatctgcatgtgagaaataaatttaaatttgtttttcagtttattttttctGACTTTCTATTTGAAATTTTCCTGCAGCAGAAGTAATTGTATATAAAcaatatattaaattaaattaaattaattaaaataaatttatcATGCATTAGGAAAATATTTCACGGCTATAAAAACTGGTCCCAGCGTGGATTTTGAAAACAATGTATAAATCGTGATATAAGCAACTGACAACTAGTAgaaaatgttacagtatgtagtaCAGTAGACAGAACAGTTCAGCTTACATCAGCACCCTCCTCACTGTAGTTGTGAAGAATCGCTTTAATTTCCAGCTGTTCCCCACGGACAGCGGAATAAGGCAGTCGGAGGTCAATGAAGAAGACCTTTTGAACTTTTACTTCTAGTGGATCAGCCACACAGATACCTTAGAGATAAGAATAACAAGTTTAGAATGAAACAGTGAATTCAAATAATGGTAAAATCTCTTCCAGTTTGAATTCTTACTATGCGTTGCTGAAAGGCTGATGGCAGTAAGCTGCCATGTTGTGATTGAATCCTTTAGCATTTCTGAGAGTGGAGACTCTTGAGTTTCACTGAAATGCACAATAAAGAAGTTAGTCTTGGTAATTAAATAAGGGCAGTAATGTGGATATGGAGTAATGTGTGTCAAGCGTATTTTTAATTATGATGCGTAAAACCTGAGAATGAACACAGTAATGATTTACATTATAGTTATATTACAGGATATGCTGAATTTCTGCTTCATTGAGAGCATATACgtcatgtacagtaagtacataACAGTCCTAATTTTACTGAATCTATTTTAGAGAAGTCACTtatttgaagtgtgtgttttcaccatTTAGGGTTATGTCCAGGGCAAGGAGGTAATTTGATATTATACCACATCCAACTTTCAGGGAAAGAGCTGCGTGAAACAATTTCACTTGTATCCATGTCACtattttcttcttcctcacctgTTTAAACAAATATAATCATTACATGTGCATTGAAAGTAATGAATTTGGATATATAACAACAGCATTAGTCCTTCATACTGTAGACCCGATGGTGCTTGTCACAACCACCTTTTGCAGTGGTTGGATTTAGCATTGTGTCCAAAGTAAGTGAGGCAATACACAATACATATAAACTTGCAGCAACAGCTGTCATTGCTGCGTGAGGCTTCTTTAACTGAAACAAGCGTAGAAGTTTAACTTCGGCTTAAGGTTTCAATAGGTTTTCTATTACCTTATTCCGCAGCTCTAAGCAGACAAACAGTATTAAACTGAAAATCTAGATGAAATATTGGCCATTTCTCAGTTTAAGTGTGTAACAGAAACTGGTTTCAGTAAATgaccatttctctctctgtgtcttacTGCGAGCCAGCAGGAGACTGTCCTGCCTCCTCTCATCTTGCTGGTCTTTCAGCTCCTTGCAGCAGCGTAGGAAGGCCTCCACACAGGCTGCACCTTCCACGATGTACTCACTGCGCCTCTCACAGTCGTATGAGAGGGGCGTGTCCCTCATTCCGTCCAAACAACAGTCAcgttgtattttttcttcatacTGACTCACTGAAAAATGGAGAGAGATGTAAAGAGAACAAAATGAGAAGGAACCATGTGGAAAATGGAAATGGGATATTTTCAGCTTTTGTGTAATAATTCTATGGATTTTGCCATCATCAACAAACACGATATGGAAATTTTTCTGATGATTCAGCAGTCCTATATTACAGCATCTTGCAGTTCTTACCTAAGCTGGTTTTGACGTCCATTATAGTGCTTGCCCGTTTCCTCCTGCTTGGCACTGGACATTTTGTTTCTGGAAATCACAAGTACAATAGCTCCTAAACACAACCTAAGAGGCATAACTCTGCAAATGAATTCTGTTAACAGAGTGAGTTTGACAGGATGCAGGCCACTAAAAAAATGCATGATTTCTATGCATGATCACACTCATTCAGTCACTACTTTTGTTCATAATGATGTTAAAGAACCTAAAGCAATATATATCAAAGAATTATCTTTGATGGGTACAGTGTTGTATAGCTTGTCACCAgcattttatactgtattttcaaACACTTTTCACTTTCGCAATCATTCTGTCCCAACATAATGTTTGAGTAGAAATAATACTTTGTTACATTTTATCTAACAGGTACCGTAATTAGATTGAGGTCACTTCCTAAATGTGTAATTATTCTAATTAGTTGGATTCCTCCCCAACATCACAAAACTGCTCAGTCTTATGATGGAACTAAAGGAACCCTGGAAGTGTCACCTTGTCTGTATGGGCTTCCAGGAGCCAAGTTGGTCTTAAACAATAGTCCTGCATCGTGAAACACATGCATTGCATCCCTGCCTCCACCTGGCGTGCATCCCGTGTCATACGTCTCTACCATGTCCCATATCTGAGTGGAAGGGATGTGGGCAAAATTACTTTCATGTAACATTGAATGGTCCAAACTGATGTTTTAGATATTAGATAAAAATCTTTTGATAGATacattgttttatttacctttttctGACTGAGGCGGTGTTTGGTGTTTAGGACGTAGACACCTTTGTCAACTGCCACCAATCCCACTGTGGCCCCAGGATCTCCAATGACCTTAAACTTAAATGTTCCGCGAGGAGCAAAGGGGTAGGAATGTGGTGCAGGTTCTAGCTTCAACTGAAAGAAGAAGGACGGAATTGATTTAGATTTGTGGTCATataacaaatacagtaaacataaaACCTGTGTTGTAGCTGCTCTTTGCATTAAGTTAATGACACAACAGTCCCTTATCTCGATGCATGCGTGTAGTGCGTCTTACACACCGAGCCCATGCAGGTGTCCTCCACATCCACCCAAACAGAGTCTGAGACCACTTCGTTTGCATTTGTATGGTAGTAGGCCACGATTCTGAATGATGGCAGCATGTCCTTGGTAACAAAGACTGTTAGAGATATCACTGGTCTTGGTGCAATTCGACCGTGGTTCACCAGCTGGCCTTTGCTAAGAATCTGAAAATATACATTCAACCATTAACTGGATTCAGTTCATGCATGTGTTATCAAACATGTGATGTCTCACCAAGTACGTGATGTCTCACCAAGTACGTGATGTCATATTTTGCATTTATGGGCTCTTTGAGGTTGAGAGTGACTTTCAAGTTGTCTCCTAGTCGTACTTCATCTGAACCCAAGCCTGCAATAATAGTATTGACCATTTACCATAGGGAAACACAAGGATGCTTATCATCTTATAGTCTTTCAGCATATTCCTTACCTATATAGATATATTGACCGTTGCTGGTGGTATATGGGGTAGCTGTCATGGTGGCTGATGCTTGGGTTATACCCGGGACGTTTGTCtttgccttcacacacacatttgcatattgTTATAATCAACATAGACTGATCCTAATACTTTACATTATTGAGGTGCCTTAATAAATGAGTGACGGTTCCACACAGTGCGCAGAACAAAAAACATTGCAATCACATTTTTCATGTACAGTTGGACACATTAATGTGGAGCAATATGAACATTTACATACTTGAATTATCAGTGGTTCGGGTTCTGATTTTGTGTTTATGGAAAGCCTTGCAATGCCATTGGCTGTGGTTTTCCCTGTTGTCTCATATGGCACCGCCTCCAGCAACACATTAATTCCCCTCGCTGGGGTTCCATCAGGGTTTGTGACTTCAACCTGTCATCATAGAAACAATGACACAGTGTGTTTGAGTAGGGGATTCACTTTGTTATTAGGAGGAAATAACACCAgaatcagattttttttctacttaAATAAAAGACAGAACAGAAAGCCTAAAGATTTGTAAACATTTTTCACAGCACAGTCTCATATGATGTAATGAAATCAAAGAAAAGCAATATGTATCACCTTCATTTAACATACAATATTTGTACATTACCACAGCATCGAAGGGCATTCCTGGTTTGAAATATCTGGATGTTTTCTTGAAGTTGATGCTGTAAGGTGATGTGACAATCCGGATGTCTTTCAGCTGTGCCTCCACCATTTCACCTCCTgtgcaaatatacagtatttgcaaatatatatatatatacagtatttatttatatatacaccgatgcccaagaggtacagccagatgaccatacctgaagcactcgaaactgccaagcaaaggctacaagccttggccagccgcctaaagagatacaccagagataacgaagccagacgaataaaccggctgttcgcaacacaacctgcgaaagtgtactctcaatggcagggtaataacaacagagcagacccaccaaggctggaaactgaacag encodes the following:
- the LOC114851145 gene encoding complement C3-like isoform X1; protein product: MGSGGTQLWLLAFLSLITQSDSSLLKVMSAPNLFRVGTTEKIFVECQDCVDNNDFNVVIKVMNYPSKSLILDEKSVNLNKTNKFQSLAEITVPATDFSKDPTMKQYVYLQATFPGAELEKIVLVSFQSGYIFIQTDKTLYTPNSVVQYRMFGVKPSMEPVENDKETNAPPSIDIEIVTPNKITLPIAVKSLESGLYTHSYQLGDIVSPGLWTLVARFHDNPQESFTAEFEVKEYVLPSFEVKLSPDVPFFHVDSSEFTVSISAVYLFGQEVSGVAYVIFGVEHDGQKKSFPSSIQRKHIENGKAVGELKKEHITEVFQDILGLVGSSVYVSVSVLTENGGEMVEAQLKDIRIVTSPYSINFKKTSRYFKPGMPFDAVVEVTNPDGTPARGINVLLEAVPYETTGKTTANGIARLSINTKSEPEPLIIQAKTNVPGITQASATMTATPYTTSNGQYIYIGLGSDEVRLGDNLKVTLNLKEPINAKYDITYLILSKGQLVNHGRIAPRPVISLTVFVTKDMLPSFRIVAYYHTNANEVVSDSVWVDVEDTCMGSLKLEPAPHSYPFAPRGTFKFKVIGDPGATVGLVAVDKGVYVLNTKHRLSQKKIWDMVETYDTGCTPGGGRDAMHVFHDAGLLFKTNLAPGSPYRQETKCPVPSRRKRASTIMDVKTSLVSQYEEKIQRDCCLDGMRDTPLSYDCERRSEYIVEGAACVEAFLRCCKELKDQQDERRQDSLLLARSEEEENSDMDTSEIVSRSSFPESWMWYNIKLPPCPGHNPKCETQESPLSEMLKDSITTWQLTAISLSATHSICVADPLEVKVQKVFFIDLRLPYSAVRGEQLEIKAILHNYSEEGADVTIDLIENPDVCSSASKRGKYRQKVNVGSKSTRSVPFVIIPMKEGELKIEVKAFVSNSDLPLRDGIERKLLVVPEGILKNSLKSVTFQLTKTGDKKVEVINSEILEKHLVPNTKQLTRSLISVTGREQLSALVENALSGKSMGTLIKQPSGCGEQNMISMTLPVIATVYLDKTNQWETVGLDKRAEALQHIETGYHNELAFHKDDGSFAVFPEHEIGSTWLTAYVTKVFAMASHLVGMNKDVICDAVKFLMKTQKSGMFTEVGTIIHGEMIGDVKGTDSGVSMTAFCLIAMQESGKICNGIDNLDASRNEAVSYLEKHLHGLTNPYAAAIASYALANENKLNLQILNKFKSSDHWPVRDKHLFTLEATAYALLALVKTKAFDEARPVVRWFNQQQIDGGGYGSTQATIMVYQAIAEYWVAAREEEYNVNVELFLPDRSKPPSFNFNRESHYFTRTSKVNSINNNITVVATGKGEATVKMVSWYYALPEEKESSCQKFNLSVQFFPDKIGEDEGIYKLKIEVLYKDDQRDATMAILDIGLLTGFTVNTNDLNLLSKGFGRSISKYEMDKVLSDRGSLIIYLDKVSHKRPEEIAFRMTQTLKVGILQPAPVSVYEYYDHQHNSQTPCVKFYHPQRRSGELLRLCQKNECICAEDNCNMQRKEKIDNEVRTTKACESEKGSKIDFVYKVRLEELKADLATDVYTMRVIKVIKEDSTDVAPDDKLRTFLSFPHCREALNLTQGKTYLVMGMAKDISIDTENNSFQYVLNERTWIEYWPSEEECQTAIHRPTCLGMEYLVMMQRNFGCQLK